In one window of Gossypium hirsutum isolate 1008001.06 chromosome A01, Gossypium_hirsutum_v2.1, whole genome shotgun sequence DNA:
- the LOC121212509 gene encoding protein MIZU-KUSSEI 1 isoform X1, protein MPPIHSSPYFQMDNPAILSLLRPTPGEKHRKPTSSSGGLLRMFKLFPMLTSGCKMVALLGRPRRPMLKDSATTGTIFGYRKGRVCLAIQDDPHSVPIFVIELPMLTSLLQKEMASDIVRIALESETKTHKKKVLEEFVWAVLCNGRKMGYSIRRKQLSDDELHVMQLLRGVSMGAGVLPSPNDKETVTADGELTYMRARFERVVGSKDSEAFYMINPDGAASGPELSIFFIGYERHVNTN, encoded by the exons ATGCCACCCATTCACTCCAGTCCATATTTCCAAATGGATAATCCGGCAATACTGTCTTTGCTCCGGCCAACTCCCGGCGAAAAGCACCGGAAACCCACCAGTAGTAGTGGCGGTCTCTTGCGCATGTTCAAGCTTTTCCCCATGCTAACCTCCGGGTGCAAGATGGTAGCACTACTGGGTCGACCCCGGAGGCCAATGCTTAAAGATAGTGCTACAACGGGTACAATTTTCGGGTATCGTAAAGGCCGAGTTTGCTTAGCCATACAAGACGATCCCCACAGCGTGCCCATATTCGTGATTGAACTACCAATGCTAACCAGCTTACTTCAAAAGGAAATGGCGTCTGATATTGTGAGAATAGCGTTGGAGAGTGAAACCAAGACGCATAAGAAGAAAGTGTTGGAGGAGTTCGTGTGGGCAGTGCTCTGCAATGGCAGAAAGATGGGTTATTCTATTAGAAGGAAACAATTGTCGGATGACGAGCTTCATGTCATGCAGCTTTTGCGAGGGGTTTCGATGGGTGCTGGGGTGCTTCCTAGCCCAAACGACAAGGAAACAGTGACGGCCGATGGGGAACTGACGTATATGAGAGCTAGATTTGAGAGAGTGGTGGGATCAAAGGACTCGGAAGCTTTCTATATGATCAATCCAGATGGTGCAGCATCTGGTCCTGAGCTAAGTATTTTCTTT ATTGGTTACGAGCGTCATGTCAACACAAACTAA
- the LOC121212509 gene encoding protein MIZU-KUSSEI 1 isoform X2 — translation MPPIHSSPYFQMDNPAILSLLRPTPGEKHRKPTSSSGGLLRMFKLFPMLTSGCKMVALLGRPRRPMLKDSATTGTIFGYRKGRVCLAIQDDPHSVPIFVIELPMLTSLLQKEMASDIVRIALESETKTHKKKVLEEFVWAVLCNGRKMGYSIRRKQLSDDELHVMQLLRGVSMGAGVLPSPNDKETVTADGELTYMRARFERVVGSKDSEAFYMINPDGAASGPELSIFFVRSN, via the coding sequence ATGCCACCCATTCACTCCAGTCCATATTTCCAAATGGATAATCCGGCAATACTGTCTTTGCTCCGGCCAACTCCCGGCGAAAAGCACCGGAAACCCACCAGTAGTAGTGGCGGTCTCTTGCGCATGTTCAAGCTTTTCCCCATGCTAACCTCCGGGTGCAAGATGGTAGCACTACTGGGTCGACCCCGGAGGCCAATGCTTAAAGATAGTGCTACAACGGGTACAATTTTCGGGTATCGTAAAGGCCGAGTTTGCTTAGCCATACAAGACGATCCCCACAGCGTGCCCATATTCGTGATTGAACTACCAATGCTAACCAGCTTACTTCAAAAGGAAATGGCGTCTGATATTGTGAGAATAGCGTTGGAGAGTGAAACCAAGACGCATAAGAAGAAAGTGTTGGAGGAGTTCGTGTGGGCAGTGCTCTGCAATGGCAGAAAGATGGGTTATTCTATTAGAAGGAAACAATTGTCGGATGACGAGCTTCATGTCATGCAGCTTTTGCGAGGGGTTTCGATGGGTGCTGGGGTGCTTCCTAGCCCAAACGACAAGGAAACAGTGACGGCCGATGGGGAACTGACGTATATGAGAGCTAGATTTGAGAGAGTGGTGGGATCAAAGGACTCGGAAGCTTTCTATATGATCAATCCAGATGGTGCAGCATCTGGTCCTGAGCTAAGTATTTTCTTTGTAAGATCTAATTAG
- the LOC121211389 gene encoding protein MAIN-LIKE 1-like, protein MPYLRLAGFGDVALIQMFDLRPNLLSALVERWCTETHTFIMPYGECTVTLKDVAMQLGLRVDGAVVTGRSKVLEPSVVCHRLLGQSPRDGEQNFTCLTLAWLRANFKVHLKYLPLLEDFSRAGSYSWGSAVLAALYYELCRVTKHGVSNMAGCLGLLQSWALYRMPFLAAMSDVSRNWCEPDINYLPSNDRGFLWMPYSTINIATLIPQRVHAEARMWCINTSVLNFSTVEWYNGDRVMGQFGCKQFVPVEPQQFADVHGGSSPFDLEQPPTSVDMFGNNMYSTPPQATIDPVANPSDVYNTPQRPPRQRRPVNRYTPNDDTTPGSFQF, encoded by the exons ATGCCATACTTACGATTGGCAGGATTTGGGGACGTCGCATTGATCCAGATGTTTGACTTGAGGCCAAACTTATTATCCGCCTTGGTTGAGCGGTGGTGTACGGAGACCCACACCTTCATTATGCCGTACGGGGAGTGCACTGTCACATTAAAAGACGTCGCTATGCAACTTGGGTTACGAGTTGACGGTGCTGTGGTCACGGGTCGAAGTAAAGTGTTGGAACCTTCTGTAGTATGCCACAGACTGCTTGGACAGTCCCCTCGTGATGGGGAACAGAATTTCACATGCTTGACATTAGCATGGTTGAGAGCAAATTTTAA AGTCCACTTAAAGTACTTGCCTCTATTGGAGGATTTTTCTCGTGCCGGTAGTTACAGCTGGGGATCTGCAGTGTTGGCTGCATTATACTATGAGCTCTGTCGTGTAACAAAACATGGGGTTAGTAATATGGCTGGTTGTCTGGGTCTATTGCAGTCTTGGGCTCTATACAGGATGCCGTTTCTAGCGGCT ATGAGCGACGTCTCCAGGAATTGGTGCGAGCCAGACATTAATTATTTACCGTCAAATGATAGAGGC TTCTTGTGGATGCCGTATTCTACAATAAACATTGCAACCCTTATTCCTCAGAGGGTTCACGCTGAAGCTCGTATGTGGTGCATTAACACGTCGGTGCTCAACTTCTCAACCGTTGAGTGGTACAATGGTGATCGAGTTATGGGACAATTTGGGTGTAAACAATTTGTGCCGGTCGAGCCACAACAGTTTGCTGATGTCCACG GCGGTTCGAGTCCATTTGACCTAGAGCAACCACCGACATCagttgatatgtttggtaataaCATGTACTCCACCCCGCCTCAGGCCACGATCGACCCAGTTGCCAATCCTTCAGATGTGTACAATACACCTCAACGTCCACCCCGTCAACGAAGGCCCGTAAACCGTTATACCCCGAACGATGATACCACTCCTGGTTCTTTCCAattttaa
- the LOC121211419 gene encoding uncharacterized protein → MGLKQAKQLEAGHVYVEKIRDAMKDNTQRARLMNVELYSRNLETFRVTEYISRRSGIPPRSYGVDLRNRRCECGMFQALWYPCAHVVAACATYSLNVEQYIDDVYKLERTLRIWGNEFPVLRDISTWEMQSSAFEMLPDWSLRRRVKGRPTIMRI, encoded by the coding sequence ATGGGGTTGAAACAAGCAAAACAGTTAGAGGCAGGACACGTATACGTCGAAAAAATCAGAGATGCCATGAAAGATAACACTCAAAGGGCTAGGTTGATGAATGTAGAACTATATTCTAGAAATTTGGAAACTTTTCGAGTGACAGAGTATATCAGTCGTCGGTCAGGGATCCCGCCACggtcctatggagttgatctccGAAACAGGCGGTGTGAGTGCGGGATGTTCCAAGCATTATGGTACCCGTGTGCGCATGTGGTTGCAGCTTGTGCTACCTATAGTTTGAATGTCGAACAATATATCGATGATGTATACAAACTTGAACGTACGTTACGTATTTGGGGTAACGAGTTTCCTGTATTAAGGGATATATCGACATGGGAAATGCAATCGTCTGCATTCGAGATGTTGCCTGATTGGTCACTACGTAGGAGAGTCAAAGGTAGACCAACAATAATGAGGATTTGA